In one Winogradskyella sp. MH6 genomic region, the following are encoded:
- a CDS encoding 1-acyl-sn-glycerol-3-phosphate acyltransferase has protein sequence MRWLAKFIYFKLLGWKIVGNTNFSKDSIKKAVIIGVPHTSWHDFYIGILLRKVACVKTNFIAKKELFRWPFGYYFRAVGGKALDRTSGQNKVEAIAKLFEEEEEFRLALAPEGTRKKVDKWRTGFYYIAKAAKVPIIMFTFDFKNKQNKVSEPFYPTDNIEDDFRYMKAFYKGVEGKVKAYS, from the coding sequence ATGCGTTGGTTAGCAAAATTCATTTATTTCAAACTTTTAGGTTGGAAAATTGTAGGTAACACTAATTTCTCAAAAGACAGTATAAAAAAAGCTGTAATCATTGGTGTACCACATACGAGTTGGCACGACTTTTACATTGGTATTTTATTAAGAAAAGTAGCATGTGTTAAAACCAATTTTATAGCTAAGAAAGAACTGTTTCGTTGGCCATTTGGTTATTACTTTAGAGCTGTTGGAGGAAAAGCTTTAGACCGAACTTCGGGTCAAAACAAAGTTGAAGCTATTGCTAAACTATTTGAAGAAGAGGAAGAGTTTAGATTAGCTCTTGCGCCAGAAGGGACACGAAAAAAAGTGGATAAATGGAGGACAGGATTTTATTACATAGCTAAAGCAGCTAAAGTGCCTATCATTATGTTTACTTTTGATTTTAAAAATAAGCAAAACAAAGTTTCAGAACCGTTTTATCCTACAGATAATATTGAAGATGATTTTAGATATATGAAAGCTTTTTACAAAGGAGTAGAAGGTAAGGTAAAAGCATATAGCTAG
- a CDS encoding nuclear transport factor 2 family protein — MKDLIVCFYQAFHQLDANKMTSYYHKDVVFEDPAFGVLKAERARAMWKMLCESQKGKDFKIEATNITENSAHWEAFYTFSKTGRKVHNKIDARFEFKDGLIIKHTDDFNLHNWAKQAIGFKGLLLGGSGFFKKKLQSQTNYLLDKYMAEKKLPN; from the coding sequence ATGAAAGACTTAATAGTTTGTTTTTATCAAGCATTTCATCAACTCGATGCTAATAAAATGACTTCTTATTACCACAAAGATGTCGTTTTCGAAGATCCTGCTTTTGGTGTTTTAAAAGCAGAGCGCGCTAGAGCAATGTGGAAAATGCTTTGTGAGTCCCAAAAAGGAAAAGACTTTAAAATTGAAGCTACCAACATTACCGAAAATTCTGCACATTGGGAAGCATTCTATACCTTTAGCAAAACAGGAAGAAAAGTTCACAATAAAATTGATGCTAGGTTTGAGTTTAAAGATGGATTAATAATTAAGCATACTGATGATTTCAATCTTCATAATTGGGCAAAGCAAGCTATTGGTTTTAAAGGATTATTGTTGGGTGGTAGCGGTTTTTTTAAAAAGAAATTACAATCCCAGACCAACTATCTTCTCGATAAATATATGGCAGAAAAAAAGCTACCAAATTAA
- a CDS encoding iron-containing alcohol dehydrogenase family protein: MIYKNYPMVSRIVFGRGSFNQLDEILAPKRKGRNAPFIFYVDDVFKGNHWLTSRITLSYKDKIVYVPTKEEPKTSQIDQLVEDIILEYSELPSGIIGIGGGIVMDIAKAVSLMLTNKGQSKDYQGWDLIKNPAVYHVGIPTISGTGAEVSRTTILTGPIRKLGINSDYTPFDQVILDPELTKDVPKNQWFYTGMDCFVHCVESLNGTYLNAFSQSYGEKAYELCQEIFLSDSLSEEESQDKLMMASWHGGMSIAYSQVGVAHAMSYGLGYLLGVKHGIGNCIVFDHLEDYYPEGVAMFKKMKEKHGIELPQGICAGLDDNQFNTMIDVALSLEPLWENAVGKNWKTIITRDVLLKLYKKM; encoded by the coding sequence ATGATATATAAAAATTATCCAATGGTGTCCAGAATTGTTTTTGGGCGCGGAAGTTTTAATCAGTTAGATGAAATTTTAGCTCCTAAGCGAAAAGGACGCAATGCACCATTTATATTTTATGTAGATGATGTCTTTAAGGGTAATCATTGGCTAACTTCAAGAATTACGTTGTCTTATAAAGACAAAATAGTTTATGTACCTACTAAAGAAGAACCAAAAACCTCTCAGATAGACCAATTAGTAGAAGATATTATATTAGAATATAGTGAGTTACCTTCGGGTATTATTGGTATTGGAGGTGGCATTGTAATGGATATTGCTAAGGCTGTATCATTGATGTTAACTAACAAAGGGCAATCTAAAGATTATCAAGGTTGGGATTTAATTAAAAATCCAGCCGTATATCATGTTGGTATTCCTACGATTTCAGGTACAGGAGCTGAAGTATCTAGAACTACAATTTTAACAGGTCCAATACGTAAATTAGGTATTAATAGTGATTATACACCTTTCGACCAGGTTATCTTAGATCCTGAATTAACAAAGGATGTTCCTAAAAATCAGTGGTTCTATACAGGGATGGACTGCTTTGTACACTGTGTAGAATCTCTCAATGGCACCTATTTAAATGCCTTTAGCCAAAGCTATGGCGAAAAGGCCTATGAACTTTGTCAAGAAATTTTCTTAAGCGATAGTCTATCTGAAGAAGAGTCTCAAGATAAACTAATGATGGCATCATGGCACGGAGGCATGAGTATAGCCTATTCGCAGGTTGGTGTAGCCCATGCTATGAGTTATGGATTAGGCTACCTTCTTGGAGTTAAACATGGTATAGGAAACTGTATTGTATTTGATCATTTAGAAGACTATTATCCAGAAGGAGTAGCCATGTTTAAAAAGATGAAAGAAAAGCATGGTATTGAATTACCACAAGGTATTTGTGCTGGGCTGGATGATAATCAGTTTAACACCATGATAGATGTGGCACTTAGCCTAGAGCCGTTATGGGAAAATGCCGTTGGTAAAAACTGGAAAACTATAATTACCAGAGATGTGCTTCTAAAGCTCTACAAAAAAATGTAA
- a CDS encoding heparan-alpha-glucosaminide N-acetyltransferase domain-containing protein yields the protein MKKGLITKSYICYSTNQKLSKKRLYFIDAVRAFAILMMLQGHFIDTLLDVSYRDDHNTAFSIWKYFRGITAPTFFTISGLIFSYLLIKAKRSGDVAFRMKKGLYRGLLLIGIGYLLRAPIFQWFYGDFNSPYFLLVDVLQCIGLSLILVVGIYKLTFKKTLLFSILMCLLGFAIFLTEPLYRYLDLPNVPKVFANWLTKDYGSVFNIIPWFGYIAFGAFIATIFYRYIERPKFKLSIILGFVVFGLALIFKSGWLLMKLYYLTDFELFKGVANYNYLFIRLGNVLLLFAIFYAAEDYIKQPLLLKIGQKTLSIYVIHFIIIYGSFTGIGLHQLIGKTLLPWQAIIGAALFLTTVCFISFYYVKTNAFVYQHLRKLSDKIRHYKSNLK from the coding sequence TTGAAAAAAGGATTAATTACTAAATCCTATATTTGTTACTCAACCAACCAAAAATTGAGCAAAAAACGTCTTTATTTTATTGATGCTGTAAGAGCCTTTGCCATCTTAATGATGCTACAAGGTCATTTTATAGATACACTTTTAGACGTATCTTACAGAGACGATCATAATACTGCATTTTCTATATGGAAATATTTTAGAGGTATTACTGCTCCAACATTCTTTACCATTTCAGGGTTAATATTTTCTTATCTGTTGATTAAAGCTAAACGTAGCGGAGATGTAGCCTTTAGAATGAAAAAAGGTTTATACAGAGGCTTGTTGCTTATAGGTATAGGATATCTTTTGCGTGCTCCAATTTTCCAATGGTTTTATGGTGATTTTAATTCACCATATTTCCTACTTGTTGATGTTTTACAGTGTATTGGGTTATCCCTAATATTAGTTGTGGGTATTTATAAGTTAACCTTTAAAAAAACACTTTTGTTTTCAATTTTAATGTGCCTTTTAGGATTTGCTATTTTCCTTACCGAGCCACTTTATAGATATTTAGATTTACCCAATGTCCCAAAAGTATTTGCCAATTGGTTAACTAAAGATTATGGATCAGTTTTTAATATCATTCCGTGGTTTGGCTATATTGCTTTTGGTGCATTTATAGCCACTATTTTCTACAGATATATAGAGCGTCCAAAGTTTAAGCTGAGTATAATTTTGGGTTTCGTTGTTTTTGGACTCGCTTTAATATTTAAATCGGGTTGGCTTTTAATGAAGCTTTATTATTTAACAGATTTTGAGCTTTTTAAAGGTGTAGCTAACTACAACTACCTTTTTATAAGACTAGGTAATGTACTATTACTGTTTGCTATATTCTATGCAGCTGAAGATTACATAAAACAACCGTTATTACTTAAAATTGGGCAAAAAACGTTATCTATTTATGTTATCCACTTTATAATTATATATGGAAGTTTTACTGGTATAGGACTGCATCAACTTATTGGTAAAACCTTGTTGCCATGGCAAGCCATAATTGGTGCTGCTTTATTTTTAACAACTGTTTGTTTCATCTCATTTTACTATGTAAAAACCAATGCGTTTGTTTATCAGCATTTGAGAAAACTAAGTGATAAAATAAGGCATTACAAAAGTAACTTGAAATAA